The genomic segment CAATAACGGACGTCATTGTCATACAGGAACGGTAGAGCCCTCTGTTGTTGATCGGCTGAAGTGGTCGGAAGTTGTTTCCCAATAATATTCTCGGTCCTCCCGCGCCGTGCTCAGACAACAGAGAGCGAAATATTTCAAGCTGTAATTATAtgtagtgtgcgtgcgtgcgtgtgtgtgtgtgtgtgtgtgtgaatatgagaagagaaagaaggaaaagagattaaaaatccaggcagatatcaataaagcaccCAGCTTTAAAcaaatttggttaactatatccaACAATCAGAGACCAGTAAATGCAAGTAGAATACACATCCAAGGTAATTCCTCATGTATGACAAGTCGATCCAAATACCATTTCGAAGAATTtcgagaaattcagagtattagaCAATGAAAATACGTTTAGAGAAAATCACATTTTTTCAAAGCCGACAATTGTGTTATTATCTAGGTTCATGTGCCATAATTTggaaatataaatttcataacCATTCTCATTCATTTAAGTATAGAAGAAAAGGTAATTCTACAAATTTTAGTAAATGCATTTGGGATTtaaaagacagaaatattaaGTATGATTTAAAGCGGTCCATTATTAGTTACGCACCATCGTACAATATTGGTAATTCTACATGTGAACTTTGccttaaagaaatatattaattgtattaaattttaatgaaaatttgacAAATGAAATGTTGCCACAAATTTTAGAAGACatttaaatgtttcatttcttAATTATAACTGATtttcatatgttatataataattttcataaaaaaagtTTACTATATTTAATAAAGAGATAACTAATTGTCGTGACATAAAATCTGTTTCTATTTATCGTAACGTAGAATTCCtatgtttaattttttaattctttcgttATCAACTAACGTCACCAGTTGTTGAATTCAAAAATAGCTTTTCTTAAGATTATATTTCTACTTCGCGTTCTTTTTGTGTGCGTTCGTGTACTAGAACTATTTccttagttcactttgaatttaattaaatttggatCACCTTGAAAACGTTGGGTTAACATGTATTTTCGGAAATAtcaatttcaatgatattttcgaTATCTAGATATGttaatacaacagaaacaattgtcGACTTTGTAAGATGAATTCTACAATTAaagatgattttgtgtgtgtgtgctgcaagGTCAATATGCCAACCGCTTATTTTTGTATCTCTTACCATACCTGTCCAGTGGAAATATGAACTGTTTCCCAAAGTATTATCCAGGTAACTCCTTCTCTGCAAGGTGGGAATGTGACACTGCCCCGATAGGTAATAAAACAAGACCGGTTCCTCGGAAGAAAAGCTTCTAGATTCCAATTTTTCACACGATACTGATTATCtgtaaagaagatatatataagtttatataaataaggataagatcgttatatatttatatatttacttccgtcattatattcactgcggaGGTATTTTGACCATATCACACGAGGAGTTTAGGCGGGTAATTTAgactggtcgtgtgcatacgtgcatatatatatgtgtgtgtaaacgtgcgtatatgtaagtattcgtatgttgtatatatatatatatatatatatatatatttgtatttatgtactatttgtgtgtattccactgatgaggcaaaACATTTCTTATGCAAacccagaaatccgggatctggaattatccaataattttttgctagtttgttttgtctctttgtcttctctcctaatgctatatgaacattttatgtggttttaaagtcaagttttggctgctatatctagcatggtggtatcttttagatacccttaattataattttgatgtCATATATANNNNNNNNNNNNNNNNNNNNNNNNNNNNNNNNNNNNNNNNNNNNNNNNNNNNNNNNNNNNNNNNNNNNNNNNNNNNNNNNNNNNNNNNNNNNNNNNNNNNNNNNNNNNNNNNNNNNNNNNNNNNNNNNNNNNNNNNNNNNNNNNNNNNNNNNNNNNNNNNNNNNNNNNNNNNNNNNNNNNNNNNNNNNNNNNNNNNNNNNNNNNNNNNNNNNNNNNNNNNNNNNNNNNNNNNNNNNNNNNNNNNNNNNNNNNNNNNNNNNNNNNNNNNNNNNNNNNNNNNNNNNNNNNNNNNNNNNNNNNNNNNNNNNNNNNNNNNNNNNNNNNNNNNNNNNNNNNNNNNNNNNNNNNNNNNNNNNNNNNNNNNNNNNNNNNNNNNNNNNNNNNNNNNNNNNNNNNNNNNNNNNNNNNNNNNNNNNNNNNNNNNNNNNNNNNNNNNNNNNNNNNNNNNNNNNNNNNNNNNNNNNNNNNNNNNNNNNNNNNNNNNNNNNNNNNNNNNNNNNNNNNNNNNNNNNNNNNNNNNNNNNNNNNNNNNNNNNNNNNNNNNNNNNNNNNcctcagtcgagttccagatcatctttgcaatttcagctggttatactcgagattgctccaatctggccagccccaaggaaaaaataagctaagtgcattagattccttggaagaaagcagcgaatgtatatgaaaacaaggacggaaaaaaacggagaatgttacacaaatacaaataacaggacataacaacaggtgtctttcgaccaaggacgaattaaattaagctggtgttgtctatatgtatatatatatatatatatatatatatatatcaatttaaataagagccataACGCAATCCataataaaacttgtttaataaCCTATGCACATTGCAATGCAAGATCCCGGCTCATTCTGAGATAAGAATATGGAGTTttgcatctcttcagggtcaagtTACATCAATTCACAGCAGACAGCAAACAGCAGACAACATTAATTGTTGtacttaaattacatgtgtataaaagaGTTATAATCAGGTTGTAACGACATGAACATATTGAAACTGCTtacaatatcggttaagaaaaccgttataTAGTAAAGTAACTAAGTAGAGTAGTTAACCTAGGATGTTAAGTAGCGACAAGCAATCGACGCTGTAAATTCAATAAAAACCGTTGgacttttgaaagtaaataaaacgaagaaagaaaattatctgttatatatcttaataaaaaatgtaaattgaaggtcaaagagaggtaaatctagtaaataatatttttgatttatataattCACTCAATTGTGAATAatcatatcaaataattatatttatttttaagtttagaATAGTTATGAGACTTGTTTTAAGGTTATGTAAACaagataaattagaaaatatgaattataaataataaaataaaataaataaggttACAAGTCAAGTAATTTATTCACTAGTTAATACCAAgttcatccatccacccattaTTTCTAGAAGGATCGTTGGGGTAGAGTGGTGAAGTATCTTCTCCAtaaggtcctatcagaagcaaccttCATTAGACTTTCCGGATGAATTCCCAAGCTTGACCATCTCGTTCGTGGTGGTCTGCTCATCAGTCCCCTGCCGGTTGGTTTAGCTTGAAAAACCCGTCTTTCGATTCTTTGCTGCAGCATTCTAATCAGATGTGCGTAGTATTAGAGCCTTGACCTCTCAGTGCAGTGAAGTAGCGGTTTGACCTAGAGAGACTCTCTGACCTCCAAGCTTCGAACACTGTcaagtaatgttactccagagaCTCTTTGGAGGAACCCCGTTTGAGATGCTTGTATtcgttatgaaaaataaatttctctAAAAATCTTCGTAGTTGCTATAGCGGAGGTAAGAGAAAGCTGACCCTTTATTCCTGAAGCGGCAAGGAACCGTGTTTTCTTCTCGCAGAAGAAAACCACTCTAAAACTCGCTATCTGTTTTTTAGTGTAGCCCACTATAGTTACTCGGAGTAGATACTTAAAAATTACGATATACCTTTAAAATTTATCATTCTCAAGTTATTGATTATTTCATGAAATGCACTATTTTCAATGACGCCAgtctgaaaattagaaaaaaaaaatgaaaagaaaagtttaaaagaaaCAACTAAAAGTACAATGAAAAGTATAAAACTGATATGAAGTAAAGTTTTATTGTATTTGGATCTTGTGGCAAAAGTGACTAAAAGAGAATACTACAAGTAGCTTTTATTATGATGTTGACCCAGGGCAATCCGTTCGGCCTTTTGTCCAACCATCCATTCAactatccatccgtccatccatccatctatccacccatGCACCCATCCGTAGGCCACgggttatgatctcacttggcttgccgggtcttctcacgcacagcatatttccaaaggtctcggtcactagtcattgcctcagtgaggcctaatgttcgaaggtcgtgcctcaccacctcatcccaggtcttcctgggtctacctcttccacaggttccctcaaccgctaggctgtgacactttttcacacatctatcctcatccattctcgccacatgaccataccagtgcagtcatctctcttgcacaccacatctgatgcttcttaggtccaacttttctctcaaggtatttacactctgtcgagtatgcacactgacattacacatccaccgGNNNNNNNNNNNNNNNNNNNNNNNNNNNNNNNNNNNNNNNNNNNNNNNNNNNNNNNNNNNNNNNNNNNNNNNNNNNNNNNNNNNNNNNNNNNNNNNNNNNNNNNNNNNNNNNNNNNNNNNNNNNNNNNNNNNNNNNNNNNNNNNNNNNNNNNNNNNNNNNNNNNNNNNNNNNNNNNNNNNNNNNNNNNNNNNNNNNNNNNNNNNNNNNNNNNNNNNNNNNNNNNNNNNNNNNNNNNNNNNNNNNNNNNNNNNNNNNNNNNNNNNNNNNNNNNNNNNNNNNNNNNNNNNNNNNNNNNNNNNNNNNNNNNNNNNNNNNNNNNNNNNNNNNNNNNNNNNNNNNNNNNNNNNNNNNNNNNNNNNNNNNNNNNNNNNNNNNNNNNNNNNNNNNNNNNNNNNNNNNNNNNNNNNNNNNNNNNNNNNNNNNNNNNNNNNNNNNNNNNNNNNNNNNNNNNNNNNNNNNNNNNNNNNNNNNNNNNNNNNNNNNNNNNNNNNNNNNNNNNNNNNNNNNNNNNNNNNNNNNNNNNNNNNNNNNNNNNNNNNNNNNNNNNNNNNNNNNNNNNNNNNNNNNNNNNNNNNNNNNNNNNNNNNNNNNNNNNNNNNNNNNNNNNNNNNNNNNNNNNNNNNNNNNNNNNNNNNNNNNNNNNNNNNNNNNNNNNNNNNNNNNNNNNNNNNNNNNNNNNNNNNNNNNNNNNNNNNNNNNNNNNNNNNNNNNNNNNNNNNNNNNNNNNNNNNNNNNNNNNNNNNNNNNNNNNNNNNNNNNNNNNNNNNNNNNNNNNNNNNNNNNNNNNNNNNNNNNNNNNNNNNNNNNNNNNNNNNNNNNNNNNNNNNNNNNNNNNNNNNNNNNNNNNNNNNNNNNNNNNNNNNNNNNNNNNNNNNNNNNNNtatatatatatatatataaacagacaagcaGTTGGTATCAGGTTAGATTATAGCatttatatatctaagtatgGGTGTTCATCATAAGGAGGACGGAAGTAAGACTATATGCAGACAATATTTTACACCTTATTTCAAGAACAGATGCGCAGATGGTGCATTTCCCTGCAAACGATCCGAAAGCGACATTAAGGCAGTCATCTACTCCATCATCAGAGGAAGAATGAAATAGAGCATTAGTAGCGAGCTTTGGTCTACTACAAGTGTAAGTGTAGAGGAAGTTAATATCCCTAATTTTAGTTGCAGTTCAAGTTGGAGTTTTAGGCAACAAGGTAACCTGAGCACTAATCGTATGGACCTATTACTTTACATCATCAGACGTTAtattacctctgtgtgtgtgtgtgtgtgtgtgtgtgtgtgtgtgtgctctctctcttacacttttgttgtttcttactctctctctctctctctctctctctctctctctctctctctctctctctctcNNNNNNNNNNNNNNNNNNNNNNNNNNNNNNNNNNNNNNNNNNNNNNNNNNNNNNNNNNNNNNNNNNNNNNNNNNNNNNNNNNNNNNNNNNNNNNNNNNNNtctctctctctctctctctctctctctctctctctctctctctctctctctctctctctcttactgggTAACCATGTGtcttctctatagcaagacacccatttctgcctctctatttctgttacactctaacctttcatcatctgataccaGACCACCTCTAATACCACCTTtgttgtggcaagacacctgcttctgtctttttgtctctttgtcaTACTCtaactttcatcctctgacacaaatgCCTTTGTCCCTCTCATTATtccttgtcttgcgagttacttggttaccATGCCAATGCTAGTGCCaggttaaaagcatccagtccacactgtaacgtGGTTGGCGTTTgaaaaggcatctagctgtaaagaTCACGctaaaactaacctcacctgtgctagtgctaTGTGAAAAGCAccgagtccactctgcagagtggttgatgttcggaagggcatccagtcgtaaaaACCCGCCAAAACAGACACATTAGCCTAGGATAGTTTTTCTACCTGGTCGG from the Octopus bimaculoides isolate UCB-OBI-ISO-001 chromosome 11, ASM119413v2, whole genome shotgun sequence genome contains:
- the LOC106880927 gene encoding carbonic anhydrase-related protein 10 isoform X1, whose protein sequence is MTNTGHTVTLKLQKGLHLQGGGLTEMYIAHKMAFHWGSVDIIGSEHLLEGRRYPMEVQIYHYSYKFTSEQLAWKKGHSLVVVAYFVQTGVIENSAFHEIINNLRMINFKDNQYRVKNWNLEAFLPRNRSCFITYRGSVTFPPCREGVTWIILWETVHISTGQLEIFRSLLSEHGAGGPRILLGNNFRPLQPINNRGLYRSCMTMTSVIALFPSPLRLLLFCQAGIVMVLQ
- the LOC106880927 gene encoding carbonic anhydrase 9 isoform X2; translation: MTNTGHTVTLKLQKGLHLQGGGLTEMYIAHKMAFHWGSVDIIGSEHLLEGRRYPMEVQIYHYSYKFTSEQLAWKKGHSLVVVAYFVQTGVIENSAFHEIINNLRMINFKDNQYRVKNWNLEAFLPRNRSCFITYRGSVTFPPCREGVTWIILWETVHISTGQVCLKYFALCCLSTAREDREYYWETTSDHFSRSTTEGSTVPV